Below is a window of 'Nostoc azollae' 0708 DNA.
AAGGCTTGTATAGTATAAACGAGCGTCGAATACTTATTTTTCCTCTCAATGAAAAATTAAGTCAATGAGAAATTAAGTTTTTTATACGTAATGAGGAATTAAGTTTTTATACGTTTTGATGACTGCTTGATGACTGCTATGAACCAGCTTTAAAGCCTGAATTTCACTGTTTAACTAAATATAAAAACATTGAACAAAATATGGTAAAATTCATAGAAAAGTCTGATATTTTATAATGCTGCTGTATATTGTATATTATTGCGCTTGTTTAGGACTGACTCATCTAAATTATTTGTAATTCTTCAGAGAAGCATTAATTGTGAGTATAGTTAATGTTTCTCTCCACAAAATTTTTACCTATGTCAGACACAGTTATTCGCATTGAAAACTTAAGTAAAAAATATATTATTGCTCATCAGCAACAGGAAAGGTATACTGTCCTACGCGATGTAATAGCTAATCAGATTAAATCTCTTGGTAGTTTAATCAATCCTAAAGCCAAAACCGAAAATCCTAACTGTGAAGAATTTTGGGCGTTAAAGGATGTATCTTTTGAGATTAAACAAGGTGACAGAGTTGGAATTATTGGACGTAACGGAGCTGGAAAATCAACGCTCTTAAAGATTTTAAGTAGAATTACAGAACCTACCCACGGATGTATTAATATTAAGGGAAGAATTGCTAGTTTATTGGAGGTAGGTACTGGGTTTCATCCAGAATTGACAGGAAGAGAGAATATTTACCTTAACGGTGCAATTTTGGGGATGAGTAAGGCAGAGATTAAACGAAAATTTGATGAAATTGTTGCTTTTTCTGAAGTAGAAAAATTTTTAGATACACCAGTGAAGCGTTATTCATCAGGAATGTATGTAAGACTGGCTTTTGCGGTAGCAGCACATTTAGAACCAGAGATTTTAATCGTAGATGAAGTATTAGCAGTGGGTGATGCTGCTTTTCAGCAAAAGTGTTTGGGGAAAATGGAGGATGTAGGAAAGGAGGGGAGAACAGTTTTATTTGTTAGCCATAATATGGCGACAGTTAAACAACTGTGTAATTGTGCATTTTTATTGTATCAAGGCAACTTAATTTTTCAAGGTAATCCTCATGAGGCCATATCACAGTATATGCAAAAATCTACTCAGGGAAAACATTTTCATCAGGCAAATATATATCATCATATAAAAGGTGATTTTAGAGCAGAAATAGAAAAAATTACCATAAATAATCTAGACAATTCTGAGATTGCTTTATCTATCTTTGAGAAAGTCAAAATCTCTATTAAATATAAAATTAATAAACCAATAGATGAATTAGATTTCTTTGTGCTTATCTACAACTTAGAAGATGGAGAAGTACAAACTAGTTTATTCCAAAGAGATTCCCTCAGTAATATTCAACCATTATCCAATTATGGAACAATAAGTGTAGAATTTACTAATCCCCTAATGCCTGGTAAATATACAATATCGGCAGGTATTTTTGATAAAAATAAACGCTTTGTTGACTGGGTAGAACTTGCTGAATCATTTTACGTAGAATCAGCATTTATAAATGGGAACAAATATGATCAACGCTTAGGAAAAATAAGTATTCAAGGCACTTGGTATGCTGAGTAAAAGGATTAGAGAATTTATCATACCAATCAGAGTAAAATTTTTCCAAAAAATTAATGAATATTTGCTAGAAAGTCAAAAGTACACTTTGATACACCAGTTAAAAAGTCATGGTGAAGGATGCCATATTTACGTGCCGTTGTATATTAGCAAGCCCAGTAATCTGGAAATTGGTAACTACGTCTCACTAGGCACATATGTACATATGTGGTGTGAAGGGGGAATTAAAATAGGCCATCGCGTATTGATTGGTTCTCACACAGCTATTACTTCAGTTACCCATGACTATCAACAACAGGATATGCGTAAGAACGTGATCCACAAGCAGGTAGTGATAGAGGATGATGTTTGGATAGGTACGCATTCAGTAATTTTGCCCGGTATAACTATTGGCAGAGGATCTGTCATAGGCGCTAATTCAGTAGTCACCAAAGATGTTGAACCATATTCAATAGTTTTTGGTAGCCCTGCAAAACACTCTAAATATAGAGATATACCAGAACAACTAGGAATATGAGCTTGGATTATTTGTCTTCACATTCATTGCATAAATCAGATTGGCCTTGGACTAATCAGCAGCAAGATTGCATATCCAAAACAGCAAATATTTCTACATACCCTCGCATTAGTATTATCACACCCAGCTATAATCAAGGGATATTTATTGAAGAAACGATTCGTTCAGTATTACTCCAAGGTTATCCTAATCTAGAATATATAATTATTGATGGCGGTAGTACAGATAACACCGTTGATATTATCAATAAATATGAACCTTCGATATATTATTGGGTAAGTGAACCTGATAACGGTCAAACTCATGCTATTAATAAAGGGCTTGCCAAAGCCACTGGTGATATCATCGCTTATATCAACAGTGATGACTATTACTTGCCAGGAACACTGTTGAAGGTAGCTGAACATTTTCACCAATTTCCTGACACTGACTTACTGCACGGAGTCTGTCGCTATGTAAACCAACAAGGGGAAAAAATCGGTGAACAATTTGGCGATATACAAACTTTAGAAGAAATTTTAGATTTGTGGGATGTATGGTGGAAAAAACGCCAATTTGTGCAACCGGAAGTTTTTTGGACAAGACGCATTTCAGAGAAGATTGGTTTTTTAAAGGAAGAACTTACCTTTGTCATGGATTATGACTACTGGTGCAGAATCATTCAAGCTGATGGACTCGTCAGGAAAATAGATTCTGAATTATCTTGTTTTCGATGTACTGAGCATCAAAAATCCAATCAAAATTTAAAAGTAGCAGCTGAATTACTTCATCTTATACAACCACTGCTTTGGAGTAGTTCCACCATAATTTCGCTTCAAAAGCGATGCTTATTACAGGGTAACTGGTTGTACCAAGCTGTATTCTTGGAACAAGTTAAAATGTCTATTCAATCAAACGATAGGAAACAGAAGAGATATGCAAAGCTATTAAAAATTATTTTGACTAATCCACAAATTTTATTGAGTTCAGGATTTGTCAACAGGATAAAGTCATTATTAAAAAATAATGTTCACTGGATGGATTGAATAATTTTTATTACCCAACAATGAGAAGATTTCAAAAAAATGGAGTCGAGTTAAATTAACTATAAGAGATAGTTATTTGAATGAGTGAGGTGTGTTTTCTGATAAAGTGACTGAAGCTATAAAGTAATTCATTTATTAAGAACATAAATTAAATCAACTCTTTTATTTATATTTTTTAGAAAAAATATCATATATATAATGAAAATTGCTGTTTTTGGCTACTATAATGCTCTTAATGCTGGAGACGACCGCATTCAATACTGCATTACTAAATTATTTCAGGGTAACAATATTATATTTTTACCTCACTATCTACCTCCTCCACAAGAATATCTTCAGAATTTCGATTGGATATTGATTGGTGGTGGTGGTCTAGTCTTTGAAAGAGTAGGAATATGGATAAATACAAAACAATGGCTAAAAAAATGTAAAGCTAATATAGGTGTTCTTGGGTTAGGAGTCAATATAATTTCTCCAGAGTTATTAGCTGAATTGTCTGATTTAATTGAAAGAGCAGAATTCTTTTATGTTAGAGATGATCAGAGTAGGTATTTACTCAATAATCATCCCAAAGTAGAAGTGCATCCAGACCTAACTTGGTGTTTTCCTTTTCCAGTAGAAAACAATAGCTCCACTAGCAATAAGATTGCAGTCAATTTAGTTCCATGTCACTGGAAAGAATTTGATGTAGAAATGTGGTTTAAAGAATTATCAGCATTTCAACTTAATCCTTTCCCATTAAATTTTAATCAGGATAGAGATTTTGATTTATTAAAGAAATATTTTGTTGATTCAACACCCCAAGAATTTTCTTTGCAACCATTAAGAGAAAGTGAAATTTTGGTGGCGTGTAGATATCACGCTATCATCTTTGCTATGCAGATGGGAAAACCATTTATCGCTATAAATTACGATAAAAAAGTGCATAGCTTACTAGCAGAAGCTAATCTTTCAGATTTATGCTTAGAAACTACAGAATTTGCTTTACTCTCTGAAAAAATAAATTTTGTTTTAGCAAATAAATCCGAAATTAGAGAAACAATTAGTTTATTTGTTAATCAACAAAAAGAAAAGTCAATATATTTAACAGAAAATCTGCAAAATTTTGTTAAGCATCAACAAAACAATTCACTTACTCTATCTAGTTCTTTGAAAACAGTTTTAAAAAAAATACTGAAACTTAAAAAAAAATACTGAACCGGAAAAATACTGAAATGGAGTTGAATTAGAAATGTCTATTGGTTCAATAATTTATCAGTTACAACAAAAATATAAGCATGGATTTATCACAGCATACTATAGAGATAGTGTGAGAAAAAGTATATTAAATTCTCAGCCAATTCCTAATACATCTGATAGAGTTTGTGAAATTCATGTTCTGACTTCTGCCAAAGATTGGTTAAACTTAGTCTGGACATTAAAGTCTTTTTATCATTTTTCCCAGCGTCAATATTCTCTGTGTATTCACGATGATGGAACTCTATCTCAGGAAAATATCGCAACTTTTAAGTATCATTTTCCCAATGCACGGATTATTGACAGAAAACAAGCTGAGGAAAACGTTTTACCATTATTATCATCTTATCCTCGCTGTTTAGAGTTTCGCAAGACTAATCACCTATCTCCTAAAGTATTTGATTTCGCTTTATATTTGCAAAGCGATCGCTTGCTGCTTCTAGATAGTGATATCTTATTTTTTAAAGAACCCACAGAACTACTCAACCGCATTGAAAACCCAGATTATCAACTCAATACACTGAATGCTGATGTAGATACTGCTTACACAGTTGGACCAGAAATGGTAAAAACCAATATTGGTTTTGATTTAGCTGCTAGAGTCAATTCAGGATTAGGACTAATTCACAAAAACTCATTGAATTTGAATTGGATAGAAGAATTTTTAGACCTACCAAATATTATTGGACATTTCTGGCGCATTGAACAAACTATTTATGCTTTGTGTAGTTCTCGTTTTGGAGTAGAACTATTACCACCAGCTTATGATGTCCATTTAGAAGGAAGTATCAACGGTTCACCATCTCGTCACTATGTGGGCAAAATTAGACACCTAATGTACAGCGAAGGAATTCGTCATTTGGTGCAGAATGGATTTCTTAAGGAGTTACATCGATGAGTTCTGCTGAAGAATTAGCAGTAACCTTAAGGGTTTTGATGATACCTGATTACCGCACTGATAACCCTTATCAAACACTGTTATCTAAAGCCTTAGAGAATCAAGGAGTAAAAGTTTTATTTCCTTGTGGTTATCGTCGAGTCTTTCCCATCTATAGAGCAATTAAAAGTAAAAAACAAATAAATATTTTACATTTACATTGGATAAATCCATACTTCAAAGGTAAAAATATATTCACAAAATTAATTTATGCTTTAAAACTTCTGATTGATATTTTCTTAACTAAATGGGCAGGTGTGAAAATAGTTTGGACATATCATAATCACATTTCCCATGATTCACAATTTATTTTTTCAGAAAAATGGTTGCAACGAAATTTGTTTAAATTAGCAGATACAATTATTGTTCACCATGCTTTATCCATAGAAGATATTGCTCAGAATTTTCAAGTCGAAAGATTAAAATTTGCAGTTATTCCACATGGACACTATAGAGAAATTTACGGAAGCCTAATTTCTCAAATTGAAGCCAGAAAAGCTCTGGGAATACCATTAGATAGTCGTATTTACCTCAACTTAGGTATGTTGCGACCTTACAAGGGACTTGAACATTTACTAAAAGTTTGGAGTGACAACCAGGCATTTCTGCAAGCAAGCACCTTATTGATAGCAGGAAAAGCATTAGATGAACCTTATTTACATAAACTAACTCAATTAGCTGCTTCGGCACAAGGAGTTATTCTTCATGCAGACTTTGTAGAAGATAGAAAAATACATCTTTATTTTAGTGCTGCTGATGTAGTCGTGTTACCATTTGAAAAGATTTTAACTTCTGGTAGTTTGATTTTAGCGATGTCTTACAATAAACCAATTATTGCTCCTCGTACTAATAGCATAGTTGAAACTTTAGGATCAGGGGATTGGTTGCTTTATGAATTCCCAGATAATGAGGGATTGTTGAAATCATTAAAAGCAAGCACTGAAGTGGACTTAAATAAATTAAGTGATTTAGTTAAAAATGGTTGCGATAAATTATCATGGGATAATATTGGCATCAAAACTTATCAGGTTTACGAAAACGTCTTGGACTAATTAATTAATTAGTCCAGTAATTTATAATTACTTTAATTTAATTACTTTTTCATCTATGCCTGTAATTGCATTATTAATGTCAGATCCCTCCGTTCATTCCCAAAATTACTTTCAGCAATTTATTACAGAAAATGGAGATAATTTTTGGCAATCGACCCAATTTGTTATTAATCCAGAAAAGGGTAAATTTGACGGAATCATAGTCTATCAGAGCATCAAAGCATTAGATAGAACATACCAACTGAGTTGTCCAAAAACACGCACACTGCTAGTTTTAAAAGAACCACCAGATATCCTGCATCTTCCTGAAGGATATACAAGACAATTTTACTGTACATTAGGTCAAGATAATCGAGTAAAATCCACAAAGCGCATCCTTTCCTATGCTGGATATCATTGGTATGTGGAAATAAATATTCGTGATGCAATTAACACATATAATTTACCAAAAACCAAACTAATATCAGCAGTAGTTTCTAGCAAAACTGACACTATTGGTCATCGCCAAAGACTAGACTTTATGTATGAAATCAAAAAACACCTTGGTGGACAGTTAGATTGGTTTGGTAGAGGTATTCAAGAATTGGTTAATTGTAAGGCAGATGCTCTACTTGATTACAAATATCATATA
It encodes the following:
- a CDS encoding glycosyltransferase, which translates into the protein MSSAEELAVTLRVLMIPDYRTDNPYQTLLSKALENQGVKVLFPCGYRRVFPIYRAIKSKKQINILHLHWINPYFKGKNIFTKLIYALKLLIDIFLTKWAGVKIVWTYHNHISHDSQFIFSEKWLQRNLFKLADTIIVHHALSIEDIAQNFQVERLKFAVIPHGHYREIYGSLISQIEARKALGIPLDSRIYLNLGMLRPYKGLEHLLKVWSDNQAFLQASTLLIAGKALDEPYLHKLTQLAASAQGVILHADFVEDRKIHLYFSAADVVVLPFEKILTSGSLILAMSYNKPIIAPRTNSIVETLGSGDWLLYEFPDNEGLLKSLKASTEVDLNKLSDLVKNGCDKLSWDNIGIKTYQVYENVLD
- a CDS encoding glycosyltransferase family 2 protein encodes the protein MSSHSLHKSDWPWTNQQQDCISKTANISTYPRISIITPSYNQGIFIEETIRSVLLQGYPNLEYIIIDGGSTDNTVDIINKYEPSIYYWVSEPDNGQTHAINKGLAKATGDIIAYINSDDYYLPGTLLKVAEHFHQFPDTDLLHGVCRYVNQQGEKIGEQFGDIQTLEEILDLWDVWWKKRQFVQPEVFWTRRISEKIGFLKEELTFVMDYDYWCRIIQADGLVRKIDSELSCFRCTEHQKSNQNLKVAAELLHLIQPLLWSSSTIISLQKRCLLQGNWLYQAVFLEQVKMSIQSNDRKQKRYAKLLKIILTNPQILLSSGFVNRIKSLLKNNVHWMD
- a CDS encoding acyltransferase, with translation MLSKRIREFIIPIRVKFFQKINEYLLESQKYTLIHQLKSHGEGCHIYVPLYISKPSNLEIGNYVSLGTYVHMWCEGGIKIGHRVLIGSHTAITSVTHDYQQQDMRKNVIHKQVVIEDDVWIGTHSVILPGITIGRGSVIGANSVVTKDVEPYSIVFGSPAKHSKYRDIPEQLGI
- a CDS encoding ABC transporter ATP-binding protein encodes the protein MSDTVIRIENLSKKYIIAHQQQERYTVLRDVIANQIKSLGSLINPKAKTENPNCEEFWALKDVSFEIKQGDRVGIIGRNGAGKSTLLKILSRITEPTHGCINIKGRIASLLEVGTGFHPELTGRENIYLNGAILGMSKAEIKRKFDEIVAFSEVEKFLDTPVKRYSSGMYVRLAFAVAAHLEPEILIVDEVLAVGDAAFQQKCLGKMEDVGKEGRTVLFVSHNMATVKQLCNCAFLLYQGNLIFQGNPHEAISQYMQKSTQGKHFHQANIYHHIKGDFRAEIEKITINNLDNSEIALSIFEKVKISIKYKINKPIDELDFFVLIYNLEDGEVQTSLFQRDSLSNIQPLSNYGTISVEFTNPLMPGKYTISAGIFDKNKRFVDWVELAESFYVESAFINGNKYDQRLGKISIQGTWYAE
- a CDS encoding polysaccharide pyruvyl transferase family protein, which encodes MKIAVFGYYNALNAGDDRIQYCITKLFQGNNIIFLPHYLPPPQEYLQNFDWILIGGGGLVFERVGIWINTKQWLKKCKANIGVLGLGVNIISPELLAELSDLIERAEFFYVRDDQSRYLLNNHPKVEVHPDLTWCFPFPVENNSSTSNKIAVNLVPCHWKEFDVEMWFKELSAFQLNPFPLNFNQDRDFDLLKKYFVDSTPQEFSLQPLRESEILVACRYHAIIFAMQMGKPFIAINYDKKVHSLLAEANLSDLCLETTEFALLSEKINFVLANKSEIRETISLFVNQQKEKSIYLTENLQNFVKHQQNNSLTLSSSLKTVLKKILKLKKKY
- a CDS encoding glycosyltransferase family 10 domain-containing protein; protein product: MPVIALLMSDPSVHSQNYFQQFITENGDNFWQSTQFVINPEKGKFDGIIVYQSIKALDRTYQLSCPKTRTLLVLKEPPDILHLPEGYTRQFYCTLGQDNRVKSTKRILSYAGYHWYVEINIRDAINTYNLPKTKLISAVVSSKTDTIGHRQRLDFMYEIKKHLGGQLDWFGRGIQELVNCKADALLDYKYHIVLENGAWPHYWTEKLADAFVSNCFPFYWGAPNILDYFEPESLKMIDVNDIAGSVKSIEQAITQDIYITAQPALAQARNKILTDYHPYQTYLDLFNSFPAAEHSDIVIKPHSNFKYDLITRLQIHATKYLKEMTV